A DNA window from Brassica napus cultivar Da-Ae chromosome C1, Da-Ae, whole genome shotgun sequence contains the following coding sequences:
- the LOC106370753 gene encoding vesicle-associated membrane protein 711-like, with translation MAILYALVARGTVVLAEFTATSTNASTIAKQILEKVHGNNNDSNVSYSQDRYVFHVKRTDGLTVLCMAEETAGRRIPFTFLEDIHQRFVRTYGRAVHTAQAYAMNDEFSRVLSQQIEYYSNDPNADRINRIKGEMSQVRDVMIENIDKVLDRGERLELLVDKTATMQGNTFRFRKQARRFRSTVWWRNCKLTFLLILVLLVIIYIAVAFVCHGPLLPSCI, from the exons ATGGCGATTCTGTACGCGCTGGTGGCGCGTGGGACGGTGGTGCTCGCGGAGTTCACCGCGACGTCCACGAACGCGAGCACGATCGCCAAGCAGATCCTGGAGAAGGTCCATGGGAACAACAACGACAGCAACGTCTCCTACTCTCAGGACCGCTACGTCTTCCACGTTAAACGCACCGATGGCCTCACCGTCCTCTGTATGGCCGAGGAAACCGCCGGCC GGAGGATTCCGTTTACGTTTCTGGAAGATATTCACCAGAGGTTCGTGAGGACTTACGGCAGAGCAGTTCATACAGCGCAAGCTTACGCCATGAACGACGAGTTCTCTAGAGTTCTTAGTCAGCAGATTGAGTATTACTCTAATGATCCCAACGCCGACAGGATTAATCGGATTAAGGGTGAAATGAGTCAG GTGCGGGATGTCATGATAGAGAACATTGACAAAGTGCTAGATAGAGGTGAACGCTTGGAGCTACTCGTCGACAAAACCGCCACTATGCAAGGGAATACATTCCGTTTCAGGAAGCAAGCTCGCCGTTTCAGAAGCACCGTGTGGTGGAGAAATTGCAAGCTCAC GTTCCTTTTAATACTTGTACTACTGGTGATCATATACATTGCCGTGGCCTTTGTCTGCCACGGACCTCTTCTACCATCTTGCATTTAA